A genomic region of Oncorhynchus mykiss isolate Arlee chromosome 4, USDA_OmykA_1.1, whole genome shotgun sequence contains the following coding sequences:
- the LOC110522480 gene encoding uncharacterized protein LOC110522480: MADVPQSFLGLLVTVLYLLSGVSGETLSMFSRVEDNVSLPCNNVVYPDCSSTIWIYNRAGSTGTIQKVTLGKIKSDQTERADRLSVGSNCSLHVSDVRAEDVGLYTCRQFLTETGPQHGGDADVDLSVLTILSTTPVTDLKPNVNMTLRCSLLTDTGNRTCQSRFSLSWVPKTGTNAQVTQDSSCDITLSVTLQKKDNNRKWTCTLTGKGNVKISIDFTSTFSDIEEKTTDSDDVISTVPGSTASTARPALSTTSPSSSGSQDLFLMVTVGLALAAAVCVTAVVIIVRRRRDKNQEPTDNSIGLNAVNHSTPPTNEDKSQPADRITYASIDHFNQNLPERVDANSKDAVMYASVMPSSGRGREMENPADPSSLYSTVK; this comes from the exons atggcTGATGTCCCTCAATCATTTTTGGGATTGCTTGTGACCGTTTTGTACCTGCTATCAG GTGTCAGTGGAGAAACTCTCTCTATGTTCTCCAGAGTGGAAGATAATGTCAGTCTGCCGTGTAACAATGTGGTTTATCCAGACTGTTCCTCAACTATATGGATCTATAACAGAGCTGGATCTACTGGTACTATTCAAAAGGTCACATTGGGGAAGATCAAAagtgaccagacagagagagcagacagactgAGTGTGGGGTCTAACTGTTCTCTACATGTTAGTGATGTCAGAGCTGAGGATGTTGGACTCTACACCTGTCGACAGTTCCTTACAGAGACTGGACCACAACATGGAGGTGATGCTGATGTTGATCTGTCTGTTCTAACTA tcttGTCTACCACACCAGTGACAGATCTGAAGCCTAATGTAAATATGACATTACGATGTTCTCTGCTCACCGATACGGGAAATCGAACGTGCCAGTCAAGATTTAGTCTCAGCTGGGTCCCTAAAACAGGTACTAATGCCCAGGTCACACAGGATTCTTCCTGTGACATCactctgtctgtgacactccaGAAGAAGGACAACAACAGGAAGTGGACGTGCACGCTGACTGGAAAGGGAAACGTGAAGATCTCCATTGACTTCACCTCCACATTCTCAG ATATTGAAGAAAAGACCACTGATAGTGATGATGTCATCTCTACTGTCCCAG GAAGTACAGCTTCTACTGCAAGACCAGCCTTGTCAACCACCTCCCCATCTTCTTCTG GCTCTCAGGACCTCTTCCTCATGGTGACTGTAGGATTGGCTTTGGCAGCAGCGGTGTGTGTCACTGCTGTTGTCATCATAGTACGCAGGAGGAGAGACA AGAATCAAGAGCCAACTGATAACAGCATT ggtctgaatgcagtAAACCACTCCACCCCACCAACCAATGAGGACAAG AGTCAACCTGCTGACAGAATCACCTATGCCTCCATTGACCACTTCAATCAAAATCTCCCTGAGAGAGTTGAT gccaacaGTAAAGATGCAGTGATGTATGCCTCAGTTATGCCCTCTtctggcagagggagagagatggagaacccTGCTGACCCCAGCTCCCTCTACTCCACTGTCAAGTAA